Proteins found in one Neurospora crassa OR74A linkage group II, whole genome shotgun sequence genomic segment:
- a CDS encoding long-chain-fatty-acid-CoA ligase 1: protein MAPSQDTAAYIKSIAEPPPPGTPYALPVPGTQRPNRTAVYRHWKFVNSPLLETLDPAHQTVHDLFEASVEKVPNKKCLGWRPWNAATKTYEPKYVWITYKEVAERRKNFGAGIVAIHKSIGFTEEKYGVGLWAQNRPEWQITELALLSQSLFPISLYETLGPETTEYIINHSGLTAIACSVPHIPTLLKVAPRCPTLKLIISLDPLDAGEPAGHTKRELLNAAASNVGIKIFSIDEVEALGVKSGLSMKPPKREDVLTINYTSGTTGDPKGVLITHAQGVAGITAARSMQSILSSDIHISYLPLAHIYGRMADQTALAEGASIGYFHGDIAGLVEDMKILRPTGLMSVPRLYNRISGAVQAATIDADGFKGTLSRYVVEAKKQSMALPTGKATNKHFLYDRIWTKKVLKGVGLDRARTMVSGSAQLDPEVHQFLRAAFGNDFIQGFGMTESYATGTAQVPGDFSTGNIGPPCPCVELCIESVPDYDYTVDDKPNPRGELLMRGPIMFKEYYKNPEETAKVVEADGWFHTGDIVEVDSMGRFKIIDRKKNVLKLSQGEYISPERIENVYMASTNLIAMAFVHGDPKESSLVAIFGIDPVTFAPYASRILKKNIAPENLEELKQSANDPRVKTAFLKLLDGIGKNHKFNSYEKVKNVYLDIEPFTIENELLTPTLKLKRPQAARKFRAEIDRMYEEINAAAQTKAKL from the exons ATGGCGCCCTCACAAGATACCGCGGCTTATATCAAGTCGATTGCGGAACCGCCACCTCCTGGGACTCCTTACGCCCTGCCTGTTCCTGGAACACAGCGACCGAACCGTACGGCAGTTTATCGTCATTGGAAGTTCGTCAACAGCCCTCTCCTCGAGACGCTCGACCCGGCTCACCAGACGGTTCACGATCTCTTTGAAGCCTCAGTTGAGAAGGTGCCCAACAAGAAGTGCCTGGGATGGCGCCCATGGAACGCTGCCACCAAGACCTACGAGCCCAAGTATGTTTGGATCACTTACAAGGAGGTTGCTGAGCGGAGGAAGAACTTTGGCGCCGGCATTGTCGCCATCCACAAGTCCATCGGCTTCACCGAGGAGAAGTATGGCGTTGGTTTGTGGGCGCAGAACCGTCCCGAGTGGCAGATCACTG AGCTTGCGCTCCTCTCCCAGTCCCTGTTCCCCATCTCTCTTTACGAGACTCTTGGTCCCGAGACCACCGAGtacatcatcaaccacagTGGTCTTACTGCCATTGCATGCTCTGTGCCCCATATCCCGACCCTCCTCAAGGTCGCGCCGCGTTGCCCAACCTTGAAGCTCATTATCTCCCTGGATCCTCTGGATGCTGGTGAGCCTGCTGGCCACACTAAGCGCGAGCTGCTCAATGCCGCCGCTTCCAACGTGGGCATCAAGATCTTCTCCATCGACGAGGTTGAGGCGCTGGGTGTCAAGTCGGGCCTCTCCATGAAGCCTCCCAAGCGTGAGGATGTTCTGACCATCAACTATACCTCGGGCACCACTGGCGACCCGAAGGGTGTCCTGATCACCCATGCTCAGGGTGTGGCCGGTATTACTGCTGCCCGCTCGATGCAGagcatcctctcctccgaTATCCACATCTCCTACCTTCCCCTGGCGCACATTTACGGTCGCATGGCCGACCAGACCGCTTTGGCCGAGGGCGCTAGCATCGGTTACTTCCATGGCGACATCGCCGGCCTGGTCGAGGACATGAAGATCCTGCGCCCGACCGGCCTCATGTCCGTCCCGCGTCTGTACAACCGCATCAGCGGCGCTGTGCAGGCCGCCACCATCGACGCCGACGGCTTCAAGGGCACCCTGTCCCGCTACGTTgtggaggccaagaagcagaGCATGGCCCTGCCCACCGGCAAGGCCACCAACAAGCACTTCCTGTATGACCGCATCTGGACCAAGAAGGTTCTCAAGGGCGTGGGCCTCGACCGCGCCCGCACCATGGTCAGCGGTTCCGCCCAGCTCGACCCTGAAGTGCACCAGTTCCTCCGCGCCGCCTTCGGCAACGATTTCATCCAAGGCTTCGGCATGACCGAGTCGTACGCCACGGGCACCGCCCAGGTTCCCGGCGACTTCTCCACCGGCAATATTGGCCCCCCTTGCCCCTGTGTCGAGCTCTGCATCGAGTCCGTGCCAGACTACGACTACACTGTCGACGACAAGCCGAACCCCCGCGGCGAGCTGCTGATGCGCGGTCCCATCATGTTTAAGGAGTATTACAAGAACCCGGAAGAAACCGCCAAGGTGGTTGAAGCGGACGGCTGGTTCCACACGGGCGACATCGTCGAGGTTGACAGCATGGGCCGGTTCAAGATTATCGACCGCAAGAAGAACGTGCTCAAGCTGTCGCAGGGCGAGTACATCTCGCCCGAGCGTATCGAGAACGTATACATGGCCAGCACCAACCTGATCGCCATGGCATTTGTGCACGGCGATCCCAAGGAGTCCAGCCTGGTGGCCATCTTTGGGATCGACCCCGTCACCTTCGCGCCCTATGCCAGCAGGATACTCAAGAAGAATATTGCCCCTGAAAACCTTGAAGAGCTGAAGCAGTCCGCCAACGACCCCCGTGTCAAGACGGCTTTCCTCAAACTGCTGGATGGCATTGGCAAGAACCACAAGTTCAACAGCTACGAGAAGGTCAAGAATGTTTATTTGGATATTGAGCCGTTTACGATTGAGAATGAGCTTTTGACGCCAAC TCTCAAACTCAAGCGTCCCCAGGCCGCCAGGAAGTTCAGGGCCGAAATCGACCGCATGTACGAGGAGATCAACGCTGCTGCCCagaccaaggccaagctATAG
- a CDS encoding O-acetylhomoserine, with the protein MSHHFETLQVHAGQEPDPATKSRAVPIYATSSYVFNDSAHGARLFGLKEFGNIYSRIMNPTVDVFEKRIAALEGGLAAIATASGQAAQFMAISGVACAGDNIVSTSNLYGGTYNQLKVMLPRYGIQTKFVTGDKPEDLAAAIDDKTKAVYLESIGNPRYNIPGFEAITKLAHEKGVPVIVDNTFGAGGYFVQPLQYGADIVVHSATKWIGGHGTTVAGVIVDSGRFDWGKHADRFPQMVEPSEGYHGLKFWETFGPMAYITRVRVEILRDLGACLNPFAAQQLLLGLETLSLRCERHTQNALALARYLEKSPYVSWVSYPGLESHGSHENAKKYLKRGFGGVLSFGVKGGASAGSQVVDGFKLISNLANVGDCKTLAIHPWSTTHEQLTDEEKISSGVTEDLIRISVGIEHIDDIIADFDQSFANAAATSAKEEGEKGLVVGQGKVEEAAPTVI; encoded by the exons aTGAGCCATCACTTTGAGACTCTCCAGGTCCACGCCGG CCAGGAGCCCGACCCGGCAACTAAATCCCGTGCTGTGCCTATTTACGCCACTTCT TCGTATGTTTTCAATGACAGCGCTCACGGGGCGCGACTGTTCGGGCTCAAGGAGTTTGGAAACATCTACTCCAGAATCATGAA CCCTACCGTTGATGTCTTTGAGAAGCGCATAGCTGCCCTTGAGGGAGGGCTGGCAGCAATCGCTACTGCAAGCGGTCAAGCAGCTCAGTTCATGGCTATTTCTGGGGTCGCCTGCGCTGGTGACAACATTGTTTCGACCTCCAACCTGTACGGTGGCACCTACAACCAGCTTAAGGTCATGCTCCCCCGCTACGGTATCCAGACCAAGTTTGTCACTGGTGACAAGCCCGAAGACCTCGCCGCAGCCATTGATGACAAGACTAAAGCTGTCTATCTCGAGAGCATTGGCAATCCCCGCTATAACATCCCCGGCTTCGAGGCCATCACCAAGCTTGCCCATGAGAAGGGCGTCCCTGTTATC GTCGACAACACCTTCGGTGCTGGCGGCTACTTTGTCCAACCGTTACAATATGGTGCTGATATCGTCGTGCACTCAGCGACCAAGTGGATCGGAGGACACGGCACAACGGTCGCAGGCGTAATAGTGGATAGCGGTAGGTTCGACTGGGGCAAGCACGCCGACCGGTTCCCCCAGATGGTTGAGCCGTCCGAGGGTTACCACGGGCTCAAGTTCTGGGAGACTTTTGGGCCCATGGCCTACATCACCCGCGTGCGTGTCGAAATTTTGCGGGATCTAGGCGCGTGTCTCAACCCGTTTGCCGCTCagcagctcctcctcggtctcGAGACGCTGTCGCTCCGCTGTGAACGGCACACCCAGAACGCACTCGCGCTGGCCCGCTATCTCGAGAAGAGCCCGTACGTGAGCTGGGTGTCGTACCCGGGCCTCGAGAGCCACGGGTCGCACGAGAACGCCAAAAAGTACCTCAAGCGCGGTTTCGGCGGCGTGCTTAGTTTCGGCGTCAAAGGCGGCGCTTCGGCTGGCAGCCAGGTTGTCGATGGCTTCAAGCTCATCTCTAATCTAGCCAATGTCGGTGATTGTAAAACACTGGCTATCCACCCTTGGTCCACCACGCACGAACAGCTGACGGACGAGGAGAAGATCAGCTCGGGTGTCACGGAGGATCTGATTCGCATCTCGGTTGGCATTGAGCATATTGATGATATAATTGCCGACTTTGATCAGTCCTTTGCAAATGCGGCGGCGACTtcggccaaggaggagggtgagaagGGCTTGGTGGTTGGTCAGGGCAAGGTTGAAGAGGCGGCGCCTACTGTTATCTAA